From Candidatus Bathyarchaeota archaeon:
TTTTGCGAAGATTCTTAGGCTTGAAATGTATCTTCTTATGCTTTCTTTAGTCATGCCCCTGAGATGGCAGTCCTTGCTGAAATCCTCAATCAAAGCCGATGGTTTCTGCATGGTTTTCAGGCTTAGCCCGTCCACCGCCAACCCCTACCCTTATACTCAACCAGCCCATAGGCTTCAAGGGCTTGAAGCTGCCTATCAACAGCCCTAACCAAATCCACGTCAGACGGGCCAATGTTCAGACGGGCCAAGATTTCTTCCTGAGTGTAAGATTCGCCTTTCCTCAAGAGTTCTATAAGGTCTTTATCGAATCGCCTTACACCCTCAAAAGCCTCCTGCATAAATGGCTGAGCCCTGTAACGCTTAAGCTCATTATCCAAGTTCTCCGCTAACCTCTTCAAAAGCCTATTCTCCTCGCGTAGGCTCTTCAACTCCTCCTCGGCGCTGCGTAAACGCTTAACAAGCTCAGCACGGCTTAAGTAGCCTTCTTCGCCTTCCTCACGCCGGATAGAATCCTCAACCCGCTCAACAACAAACCTAGAAATCGACACACCCGCCTTTTCCGCCCGACGCCGCCAATCCTCAACCATCTCAACAGACGGCAGATAAACATAAACCGCACGATCCTTAATCGTACGCGTTTTACCCCTATTAGGCCTCGTCACAACCACCAACAAAAACAACAGCGCACAAGTATTTATAATTTACCAGCAAATTAGTGCGGGGGGTGGGATTCGAACCCACGAAGGCCTACGCCAGAGGATCTTAAGTCCTCCCCCTTGTCTTAGGCTGGTCTGCGCCCCAAATAGCCTATTTAGACCTGGCTCGGGTACCCCCGCCCGGCAAATACTTTCAAAGAGTTTCCAAGGTTTAAGTTTTCCGTGTCAAGATACATTTAAGTTGAGATGCTGTTCTTCTATTGGATGGGGCGGGTAGCCTAGCAAGGATAGGGCGCAAGCCTCCTAAGCTTGTGGTCGTGGGTTCAAATCCCACCCCGCCCGTTAATAACGCTTATTAGAAATGAGATGTTAGGGTTTGTCTAGAGCATGGTTAATCAATGGTTGTTGAGTGAAAAAGCTGGTAAAATGGATCTTGATTTGAAGTGGTGTTTATGAAAGTGGCTGTTTCTGGTAAGGGTGGCGTTGGTAAAACGCTCGTCGCTGCCGGGTTAGCTGTTTCCTTTGTTAAGAGGGGGTTTAAGACTATAGCTATTGATGCTGATCCCTCGCCTAACCTTGCTTTGTCGTTGGGTTTATCGTCGGATGAAGCTCGTCGCATTGTGCCTATATCTGAGAATAAAGAGCTTGTGGAGGCGAAGACCGGTACTGGTTATGCAGGTGTTTACCGCCTAACCTTTACCGTAGACGATATTGTCCGCGATTATGCTGTTGAGACTCCTTTAGGTGTGAATTTGATAGTGATGGGAACTGTACGTTCCGTGGGTGCTGGTTGCACTTGTCCGGCTAATGCTGTTGTGCGTTCGCTTTTGAGGCATTTGGTTGTTGAACGTGGCGAGGCGGTTGTTTTGGACATGGAAGCTGGTGTCGAGCATATGGGACGTGGCACGGCCCGACATGTGGATGTTATGCTTGTTGTTGTTAACGCGAACATGAAATCTCTTGAAACCGCAGAACGTATCCATGAATTAGGAATAAAAGCTGGAATGAAACGCATTCTATTGGTTGGAAACAAGATCGAAAATGAGGCTCAGAAAGAGGCTATCGAAAAATTTGCAGTGGAAAACGGTTTAATAGTCTTGGATTATCTGCCTTTTGATCCCAAAGTTGTTGAGGCTGAAATGCGGGGGGAAACCCCCTTAAAATATAACGATGCTATAGTAGTGAGAGCTCTTGAGAGACTATGTGACAAACTTTTGCAAGATAACATATAATAAGATTGAAGCATATTTAAGTAGATGGCCTCCAATACTAGAAAAAATGCCAAGGAGCTGATAATAACGTGAAAATATTAGTCACGATGGGACGGGGTGGAACGGGCAAAACAAGTTTTGTAGCTCTAGTGACAAAATACTTTATTGAGCTTGGGGAGAGTCCGCTACTTTTAGTGGACGCCGACCCTGACCAAAACTTGGGAGAAATGGTAGGCGTAGATCTTCACGCGGCCGGCAAAAAATCCATTTCAGAGCTTCTTGTGGAAACATTTCTTGAAGAAGGCGGAACTACTGTCGGTGTTCCGCCAACCGAGCGGATTGAAAGCCGCATTTGGGCTCAGGGAATGTATGAAAGTGAACATTTCGATTTCATAGCTCTTGGAACAAAATGGGTTGAGGGTTGCTATTGCCTCCCAAACGCAGCTTTAAAAGGAGCTTTAGAGTCGCTTACAAAGAACTACAAATACGTCCTAATAGATTCTCCAGCCGGATTGGAACACCTTAACAGGAGAATAACCTCCAAGGTGGATGATATTTTTGACGTTATTGATCCTTCTAAGAAATCTTTTGACCATGTTGAACGGGCCTTTCGAGTGGCAAGAGAAGTGAAAATAGCGTTTAGAAACTTTTATGTTGTCGGTGGTTTTCGCTTTCCTGAAAGCTTAGAAGAAAAAGCCAAGAAAACTCTACAGTTCAGGTTTCTAGGAAGGGTTGCCTACGACGAAAATGTGGAGGAGTATGTACTTGCCGGAAGATCACTGCTGGAAATCTCGCCAGACACGCCTGCATATGTTTCGGTTAAAAAGATAATGGAAAATGCTGGTTACTGCAAAACATAGACTAGCCATTATACCATAAGTTTAGCGTATGTTTTTCTTAGAAAAGCTTAAAGCATAGAGCGTTAACATTAAACCTTCTATTCAAGGTCGTGCTTGCTTTGAGCAAAAAAGGATTACATGTCAAAATTGGCGAAATGAGGTCAGATTTGGGGCTTATTAAAAACCTTGAATTATCCATTGGCAAAATAGTTGAAGAAACATGGACGGAGCCCGTAGGGCCTACACCTTTTCCGTCGCTTACAACTCTTCGTGAATGGGACATGAAGCTTCTACAGCGTTATAAGCCGTTTTATTTGCCTTTCTGTGATGTATGTTGCCTGTGCACTTTCGGCAAATGTGACTTAACAGGCGGAAAGCGTGGAGCATGCGGCATAGACATGGCTGCTCAACAGTCTCGAATAGTGCTTTTGGCATGTTGCATTGGAGCGGCAACACACACTGGCCACGCCCGCCACTTAGTGGAGCATCTTATCGAAAAATATGGTAGAAGAATGCCGTTGGACGTTGGTGGATTAAATATTCAGGTAGAAGCTCCAATCACAAGGCTAGTCTGCGGGGTCAAACCCGAGACCCTCGGCGACCTGGAGGAGATACTTGATTATGTAGAGCAACAAATTACCCACTGTCTGTCCGTTTGTCACACTGGACAAGAAGGCGGCAACCTAGACTTTGAATCGAAAGTGTTCCATGTAGGCATGTTGGACCACGTGGGCATGGAAGTGGCGGACATAGCCCAAATAGCGGCTTACGGTTTTCCGAAGGGAGATCCAGACGCACCCCTTGTAGATTTAGGTTACGGTACGGTTAACATTGAAAAACCAGTCATCCTATGTATAGGACATAATGTTGTTCCGTCTGTCGGTATAATTGACTACATGAAGGAGAACGGGCT
This genomic window contains:
- a CDS encoding P-loop NTPase — protein: MKVAVSGKGGVGKTLVAAGLAVSFVKRGFKTIAIDADPSPNLALSLGLSSDEARRIVPISENKELVEAKTGTGYAGVYRLTFTVDDIVRDYAVETPLGVNLIVMGTVRSVGAGCTCPANAVVRSLLRHLVVERGEAVVLDMEAGVEHMGRGTARHVDVMLVVVNANMKSLETAERIHELGIKAGMKRILLVGNKIENEAQKEAIEKFAVENGLIVLDYLPFDPKVVEAEMRGETPLKYNDAIVVRALERLCDKLLQDNI
- a CDS encoding AAA family ATPase: MKILVTMGRGGTGKTSFVALVTKYFIELGESPLLLVDADPDQNLGEMVGVDLHAAGKKSISELLVETFLEEGGTTVGVPPTERIESRIWAQGMYESEHFDFIALGTKWVEGCYCLPNAALKGALESLTKNYKYVLIDSPAGLEHLNRRITSKVDDIFDVIDPSKKSFDHVERAFRVAREVKIAFRNFYVVGGFRFPESLEEKAKKTLQFRFLGRVAYDENVEEYVLAGRSLLEISPDTPAYVSVKKIMENAGYCKT